One window of Methylococcus sp. EFPC2 genomic DNA carries:
- a CDS encoding cohesin domain-containing protein: MRSIHGLLVAVVLAIAPFAAHSVPLSIPDQSGFQGQQVTLNLLDDLTNNLEAATVVVTYDPSRLDFVDALVGTLTGDFSVIPGIPSVGQVVVSLATFTLPVDQQTGSILALNFLIKPTAPLGITEVTVECERYPDTSCKDYEVPATTGKITVLAATNNVPETATLPLELLGLGVLAWRRRAGTGKAA, encoded by the coding sequence ATGCGTTCGATCCATGGTTTGCTCGTGGCCGTCGTCCTGGCCATCGCGCCGTTTGCCGCCCACAGCGTCCCGCTTTCCATCCCCGATCAGAGCGGGTTTCAAGGTCAGCAAGTCACCCTGAACTTGCTGGACGACCTCACAAACAATCTCGAAGCGGCCACCGTTGTGGTGACCTACGACCCCAGCCGGCTGGATTTCGTCGACGCGCTGGTGGGTACGCTGACCGGAGATTTCTCGGTGATCCCCGGTATTCCTAGTGTCGGTCAGGTTGTGGTCAGTCTGGCCACCTTCACGCTCCCCGTCGATCAACAAACGGGATCCATCCTGGCGTTGAATTTCCTCATCAAACCGACCGCGCCCCTCGGGATTACGGAGGTCACGGTCGAATGCGAGCGCTACCCTGACACATCCTGCAAAGATTACGAGGTTCCTGCGACTACGGGTAAAATCACCGTCCTCGCAGCCACGAACAACGTTCCGGAAACGGCCACGCTGCCACTGGAACTGCTGGGGCTGGGCGTACTCGCCTGGCGCCGACGCGCAGGGACAGGCAAGGCCGCATGA
- a CDS encoding DUF4255 domain-containing protein — protein sequence MANVFAIHSVGNSIVTFLRNTYPTQIGGRDMPACSFELTSSNQLAGDIEETTRLTLYLYRITVNEHSRQTRRAAAAPDSFLPLGLDLHYLLTAWAGNPLDEQVTLAWAIRQLHQFPIFDASSLSPEAGWAADEVVQLIPAELTTEDVMRIWDALEPAYRISVSYIARLVRLDPDVDEEQFRPVVAARFAYGTEAVD from the coding sequence ATGGCCAACGTTTTCGCGATTCACTCGGTGGGGAATTCCATCGTGACTTTCCTGCGCAATACCTACCCCACCCAGATCGGCGGGCGCGACATGCCGGCCTGCAGCTTTGAACTCACTTCCAGCAACCAGCTCGCGGGCGATATCGAAGAGACCACCCGGTTGACGCTGTACCTCTACCGCATCACCGTCAACGAGCACAGCCGCCAGACGCGCCGCGCCGCGGCCGCACCCGACAGCTTCCTGCCGCTGGGGCTGGATCTGCACTATCTGCTCACCGCCTGGGCCGGAAATCCCCTCGACGAGCAGGTGACCCTGGCCTGGGCCATCCGCCAGCTTCATCAGTTTCCGATCTTTGACGCCTCGTCGCTGTCGCCCGAAGCGGGATGGGCGGCGGATGAAGTCGTGCAGCTGATACCGGCCGAATTGACGACCGAGGACGTGATGCGCATCTGGGATGCGCTGGAGCCCGCCTATCGTATTTCGGTGTCCTATATCGCGAGACTGGTGCGCCTCGATCCGGACGTCGACGAAGAACAGTTCCGCCCAGTGGTCGCCGCCCGTTTCGCCTATGGCACGGAGGCCGTCGACTGA